A single window of Macaca mulatta isolate MMU2019108-1 chromosome 17, T2T-MMU8v2.0, whole genome shotgun sequence DNA harbors:
- the ZIC5 gene encoding zinc finger protein ZIC 5, producing the protein MEPPLSKRNPPALRLADLATAQVQPLQNMTGFPALAGPPAHSQLRAAVAHVRPRDLGADPGVATTPLRPEHMAQASALGLSPPSQALPAHPEAPAAAARAAALVVHPGAGSYPCGGGSSGAQPSAPPPPAPPLPPTPSPPSPPPPPPPPPALSGYTTTNSGGGGSSGKGHSRDFVLRRDLSATAPAAAMHGAPLGGEQRSGTGSPQHPAPPPHSAGMFISASGTYAGPDGGGGPALFPALHDTPGAPGGHPHPLNGQMRLGLAAAAAAAAAELYGRAEPPFAPRSGDAHYGAVAAAAAAALHGYGAVNLNLNLAAAAAAAAAGPGPHLQHHAPPPAPPPPAPAQHPHQHHPHLPGASGAFLRYMRQPIKQELICKWIDPDELAGLPPPPQPPPPAGGAKPCSKTFGTMHELVNHVTVEHVGGPEQSSHVCFWEDCPREGKPFKAKYKLINHIRVHTGEKPFPCPFPGCGKVFARSENLKIHKRTHTGEKPFKCEFDGCDRKFANSSDRKKHSHVHTSDKPYYCKIRGCDKSYTHPSSLRKHMKIHCKSPPPSPGPLGYSSVGTPVGAPLSPVLDPARSRSSTLSPQVTNLNEWYVCQASGAPSHLHTPSSNGTTSESEDEEIYGNPEVVRTIH; encoded by the exons ATGGAGCCCCCTTTGAGCAAGAGGAACCCGCCAGCGCTGAGATTAGCGGATTTGGCAACGGCTCAGGTCCAGCCGCTTCAGAATATGACAGGCTTCCCGGCGCTGGCCGGCCCGCCCGCCCACTCCCAACTCCGCGCCGCCGTCGCGCACGTCCGCCCGCGGGACCTGGGCGCTGACCCCGGCGTGGCCACCACTCCGCTCAGACCCGAGCACATGGCCCAGGCGAGCGCGCTGGGCCTCAGCCCTCCCTCCCAGGCGCTCCCGGCACACCCCGAGGCTCCGGCAGCCGCCGCCCGTGCTGCAGCCTTGGTCGTGCACCCCGGCGCGGGCAGCTACCCCTGTGGTGGGGGCAGCAGTGGCGCGCAGCCCTCTgcgcccccgcccccagcccctcctcttcctcccaccccttcacccccttcccctcccccgcctcctcctcctcctcctgccctctcgggctacaccaccaccaacagtggcggcggcggcagcagcggcaAAGGCCACAGCAGGGACTTCGTCCTCCGGAGGGACCTTTCCGCCACGGCCCCCGCGGCGGCTATGCACGGGGCCCCGCTTGGAGGGGAGCAGCGGTCCGGCACCGGCTCCCCCCAGCACCCAGCCCCGCCTCCCCACTCGGCCGGCATGTTCATCTCCGCCAGCGGCACCTACGCGGGCCCGGACGGCGGCGGCGGCCCGGCGCTCTTCCCCGCGCTGCACGACACGCCGGGGGCCCCCGGCGGCCACCCGCACCCTCTCAACGGCCAGATGCGCCTGGGGctggcggcagcagcagcagccgcgGCGGCTGAGCTGTATGGCCGCGCCGAACCGCCCTTCGCGCCGCGCTCTGGGGACGCGCACTACGGGGCGGTTGCGGCCGCCGCGGCGGCCGCCCTGCACGGCTACGGAGCCGTGAACTTAAACCTGAACCTGGCGGCTGCGGCGGCCGCAGCAGCGGCCGGGCCCGGGCCCCACCTGCAGCACCACGCGCCGCCCCcggcgccgccgccgccagcGCCCGCGCAGCACCCGCACCAgcaccacccccacctcccaggggCGTCCGGGGCCTTCCTGCGCTACATGCGGCAGCCAATCAAGCAGGAGCTCATCTGCAAGTGGATCGACCCTGACGAGCTGGCCGGgttgccgccgccgccgcagccaccgcccccggccggCGGCGCCAAGCCCTGCTCCAAAACTTTCGGCACCATGCACGAGCTGGTGAATCACGTCACGGTGGAGCACGTGGGCGGCCCCGAGCAGAGCAGCCACGTCTGCTTCTGGGAGGACTGTCCGCGCGAGGGCAAGCCCTTCAAGGCCAAATACAAGCTCATCAACCACATCCGCGTGCACACCGGCGAGAAGCCCTTCCCCTGCCCTTTCCCGGGCTGCGGCAAGGTCTTCGCGCGCTCCGAGAACCTCAAGATCCACAAGCGCACTCATACAG GGGAAAAGCCTTTCAAATGTGAATTTGATGGCTGTGACAGGAAGTTTGCCAATAGCAGTGATCGGAAGAAACATTCCCATGTCCACACCAGTGACAAGCCCTACTACTGCAAGATTCGAGGCTGTGACAAATCCTACACTCACCCAAGCTCCCTGAGGAAGCACATGAAGATTCACTGCAAGTCCCCACCACCTTCTCCAGGACCCCTTGGTTACTCATCAGTGGGGACTCCAGTGGGTGCCCCTTTGTCCCCCGTGCTGGACCCAGCCAGGAGTCGCTCCAGCACTCTGTCCCCTCAGGTGACCAACCTCAATGAGTGGTACGTTTGCCAGGCCAGTGGGGCCCCCAGCCACCTCCACACCCCTTCCAGCAACGGAACCACCTCTGAATCTGAAGATGAGGAAATTTACGGGAACCCTGAAGTTGTGCGGACGATACATTAG
- the ZIC2 gene encoding zinc finger protein ZIC 2, with protein MLLDAGPQFPAIGVGSFARHHHHSAAAAAAAAAEMQDRELSLAAAQNGFVDSAAAHMGAFKLNPGAHELSPGQSSAFTSQGPGAYPGSAAAAAAAAALGPHAAHVGSYSGPPFNSTRDFLFRSRGFGDSAPGGGQHGLFGPGAGGLHHAHSDAQGHLLFPGLPEQHGPHGSQNVLNGQMRLGLPGEVFGRSEQYRQVASPRTDPYSAAQLHNQYGPMNMNMGMNMAAAAAHHHHHHHHHPGAFFRYMRQQCIKQELICKWIDPEQLSNPKKSCNKTFSTMHELVTHVSVEHVGGPEQSNHVCFWEECPREGKPFKAKYKLVNHIRVHTGEKPFPCPFPGCGKVFARSENLKIHKRTHTGEKPFQCEFEGCDRRFANSSDRKKHMHVHTSDKPYLCKMCDKSYTHPSSLRKHMKVHESSPQGSESSPAASSGYESSTPPGLVSPSAEPQSSSNLSPAAAAAAAAAAAAAAAVSAVHRGGGSGSGGAGGGSGGGSGGGGGGAGGGGGGSSGGGSGTAGGHSGLSSNFNEWYV; from the exons ATGCTCCTGGACGCGGGTCCGCAGTTCCCGGCCATCGGGGTAGGCAGCTTCGCGCGCCACCATCACCACTccgccgcggcggcggcggccgcggccgccgagATGCAGGACCGAGAACTGAGCCTGGCGGCGGCGCAGAACGGCTTCGTTGACTCGGCCGCCGCGCACATGGGAGCCTTCAAGCTCAATCCGGGCGCGCACGAGCTGTCCCCCGGCCAGAGCTCGGCGTTCACGTCGCAGGGCCCCGGCGCCTACCCCGGCTCCGCTGCGGCTGCCGCTGCGGCCGCAGCGCTCGGGCCGCACGCCGCGCACGTTGGTTCCTACTCTGGGCCTCCTTTCAACTCCACCCGGGACTTCCTGTTCCGCAGCCGCGGCTTCGGGGACTCGGCGCCGGGCGGCGGGCAGCACGGGCTGTTCGGGCCGGGCGCGGGCGGCCTGCACCACGCGCACTCGGACGCGCAGGGCCACCTCCTCTTCCCCGGCCTGCCAGAGCAGCACGGGCCGCACGGCTCGCAGAATGTGCTCAACGGGCAGATGCGCCTCGGGCTGCCCGGTGAGGTGTTCGGGCGCTCGGAGCAATACCGCCAGGTGGCCAGCCCGCGGACCGACCCCTACTCGGCGGCGCAACTCCACAACCAGTACGGCCCCATGAATATGAACATGGGTATGAACATGGCAGCAGCCGcggcccaccaccaccaccaccaccaccaccaccctggtGCCTTTTTCCGCTACATGCGGCAGCAGTGCATCAAGCAGGAGCTCATCTGCAAGTGGATCGACCCCGAGCAGCTGAGCAACCCCAAGAAGAGCTGCAACAAAACTTTCAGCACCATGCACGAGCTGGTGACCCATGTCTCCGTGGAGCACGTCGGCGGCCCGGAGCAGAGCAACCACGTCTGCTTCTGGGAGGAGTGTCCGCGCGAGGGCAAGCCCTTCAAGGCCAAATACAAACTGGTCAACCACATCCGCGTGCACACAGGCGAGAAACCCTTCCCCTGCCCCTTCCCGGGCTGTGGCAAGGTCTTCGCGCGCTCCGAGAACCTCAAGATTCACAAAAGGACCCACACAG GGGAGAAGCCGTTCCAGTGTGAGTTCGAGGGCTGCGACCGGCGCTTCGCCAACAGCAGCGACAGGAAGAAGCACATGCACGTCCACACCTCCGATAAGCCCTATCTCTGCAAGATGTGCGACAAGTCCTACACGCACCCCAGCTCGCTGCGGAAGCACATGAAG GTCCATGAGTCCTCCCCACAGGGCTCTGAATCCTCCCCGGCCGCCAGCTCTGGCTATGAGTCGTCCACGCCCCCGGGGCTTGTGTCCCCCAGCGCCGAGCCCCAGAGCAGCTCCAACCTGTCCCCAGCGGCGGctgcagcagcggcggcggctgcggcggcggcggccgcggtgTCCGCCGTGCACCGGGGCGGAGGCTCGGGCAGTGGCGGCGCGGGAGGCGGCTCGGGAGGCGGCAGtggcgggggcggcggcggggcgggcggcgggggcggcggcaGCTCTGGCGGGGGCAGCGGGACAGCCGGGGGCCACAGCGGCCTCTCCTCCAACTTCAATGAATGGTACGTGTGA